Proteins encoded together in one Planctopirus ephydatiae window:
- the accD gene encoding acetyl-CoA carboxylase, carboxyltransferase subunit beta: MSTGAPLDAITSNGQMRPKRGVPDGLWIQCESCKATVFRKQVEKNFHLCPECDHHFYVPTAERIAQLLDEDSFEEWFSELAPKDVLGFVDSRPYHERLKAEQKKTGMRDACTVGRGYMRGRPLVFATTDSAFIMGSMGSVVGEKLTRAVEKATELKLPLVIVSGSGGGARMHEGIVSLMQMGKVSAALARYHEAGGLFISVLTNPTMGGVAASFASLGDITIAEPKALIGFAGPRVVKATCKIELPDDFQTSEFLLKHGFVDRIVSRPQLKQELVRIIDYCSKSW; this comes from the coding sequence ATGAGCACCGGCGCACCCTTGGACGCAATCACTTCCAATGGCCAGATGCGACCTAAGCGGGGCGTCCCTGACGGTCTGTGGATTCAATGTGAATCGTGTAAGGCGACCGTCTTTCGCAAGCAGGTGGAGAAGAATTTCCACCTTTGCCCCGAATGCGACCACCATTTTTATGTTCCGACGGCTGAACGCATCGCCCAACTGCTGGATGAAGACAGTTTTGAAGAGTGGTTCAGTGAGTTGGCACCCAAGGATGTTCTGGGCTTTGTCGATTCACGGCCCTATCACGAGCGACTGAAGGCCGAGCAGAAGAAAACGGGCATGCGCGATGCCTGTACTGTGGGCCGAGGCTACATGCGTGGCCGACCATTGGTCTTTGCCACGACAGATTCTGCTTTCATCATGGGGTCGATGGGATCTGTGGTCGGCGAAAAACTGACGCGTGCGGTCGAGAAGGCCACCGAATTAAAACTGCCACTGGTGATTGTTTCCGGCTCTGGTGGCGGCGCCCGTATGCATGAAGGGATTGTCTCTTTGATGCAGATGGGTAAAGTCTCTGCGGCATTGGCCCGCTATCATGAAGCAGGGGGATTGTTTATCTCCGTGCTGACGAACCCGACGATGGGTGGTGTCGCAGCCAGTTTTGCTTCGCTCGGTGATATTACCATTGCTGAGCCCAAGGCCCTGATTGGTTTTGCCGGCCCGCGCGTGGTGAAAGCGACCTGTAAAATTGAACTTCCTGATGATTTTCAGACCAGCGAGTTTCTGCTGAAGCATGGGTTTGTCGATCGCATCGTCTCCCGGCCGCAATTGAAGCAGGAACTGGTGCGGATTATCGACTATTGTTCCAAGTCGTGGTGA
- the rpe gene encoding ribulose-phosphate 3-epimerase — protein sequence MVPNPSRLDAALGSQIPVIAPSMLKVDFADLATEVGRLEEANAHLLHWDVMDGNFVPNLSYGAMLIASVRKRTSLFFDAHLMIANPEKYVDEYLAAGCDAITVHIEAAPEPAEILQRIRAGGAHAGLAINPHTPLSHLEPWLEQCDLVLVMSVQPGFGGQKFMPEVLDKVRALRSRLAPHVRLSIDGGIGTTTIAAASAAGARLFVAGSAIFDASDYAVAMRQLEQLASSSLEC from the coding sequence ATGGTTCCGAATCCTTCTCGACTTGATGCTGCATTGGGAAGCCAGATCCCTGTGATCGCTCCTTCAATGCTCAAAGTCGATTTTGCTGATCTCGCGACAGAAGTCGGTCGGCTGGAAGAGGCCAATGCACATCTGCTGCACTGGGATGTGATGGACGGGAACTTTGTTCCCAATCTGTCGTATGGAGCCATGCTGATTGCGAGTGTCCGCAAGAGAACGTCCTTGTTCTTTGACGCACACCTGATGATTGCTAACCCGGAAAAGTATGTGGATGAGTACTTAGCCGCCGGATGTGACGCCATCACAGTTCATATTGAAGCGGCACCAGAGCCCGCCGAAATTCTCCAGAGAATTCGAGCCGGTGGTGCGCATGCTGGTCTGGCGATTAACCCGCATACACCACTTTCACACCTCGAGCCATGGCTGGAGCAATGCGATCTGGTGCTTGTGATGAGTGTACAGCCGGGGTTTGGTGGTCAGAAATTTATGCCCGAGGTGCTCGATAAGGTTCGCGCTTTGCGAAGCCGGCTCGCACCACATGTCCGGCTTTCGATTGATGGCGGGATTGGTACGACGACGATTGCTGCAGCATCCGCTGCAGGGGCACGCCTGTTTGTTGCAGGAAGTGCAATTTTTGATGCCAGCGATTATGCCGTTGCCATGAGGCAACTGGAGCAGTTGGCATCTTCTTCTTTGGAGTGTTGA
- the gap gene encoding type I glyceraldehyde-3-phosphate dehydrogenase produces the protein MAPVKVGINGFGRIGRVAFRAMAARPEEFEIVAVNDLGKPDSLAMLLKYDSVHGRFPGTVEVDGDSIVVNGKKVKVVAERDPRQLPWKAMGVEIALESTGFFTARAKDGKPGYDSHLEAGARKVILSAPAKDTPDLTVVVGVNDNQLTPEHKCISNASCTTNCLAPVAKVLHENFGIVKGLMTTCHAYTNDQRLADQLHDNIHRSRAAAVNIIPTSTGAAKAVGEVLPELNGKLTGISLRVPVPCGSITDLVAELGKDVTVDEVNAAVKAAAEGPLKGILQYNTDPIVSSDVIGNAHSSIFDAPWTMVLQKRMIKILSWYDNEFGYSNRTADLIAKVAKL, from the coding sequence GTGGCCCCGGTGAAGGTTGGCATCAACGGTTTTGGACGTATTGGGCGTGTCGCATTTCGTGCAATGGCAGCCCGCCCGGAAGAATTTGAAATTGTCGCCGTCAACGACCTGGGTAAGCCTGATTCTCTCGCTATGCTCCTGAAGTACGACAGCGTTCATGGCCGATTCCCTGGCACTGTGGAAGTCGATGGCGACTCAATCGTCGTCAACGGCAAGAAGGTCAAAGTGGTTGCTGAACGCGATCCCCGCCAGCTTCCCTGGAAGGCCATGGGCGTCGAAATCGCTCTCGAATCGACCGGTTTCTTTACTGCTCGTGCGAAGGATGGAAAGCCTGGTTACGACAGCCATCTGGAAGCCGGTGCCCGCAAGGTCATTCTTTCTGCACCTGCCAAGGATACACCTGACCTGACCGTCGTGGTGGGTGTCAACGACAACCAGCTCACTCCCGAGCACAAGTGCATCTCGAATGCGAGCTGCACGACGAACTGCCTGGCTCCAGTGGCAAAAGTGCTGCACGAAAACTTTGGTATCGTCAAGGGTTTGATGACCACTTGCCACGCCTACACCAACGACCAGCGTCTCGCTGATCAGTTGCACGATAACATTCATCGCTCACGAGCTGCAGCCGTGAATATTATTCCCACATCGACCGGTGCCGCTAAGGCCGTCGGTGAAGTGCTGCCAGAACTCAATGGCAAGCTGACCGGGATTTCGCTGAGAGTCCCTGTGCCTTGCGGCAGCATTACCGACCTGGTTGCCGAACTCGGCAAGGACGTGACTGTTGATGAAGTGAACGCTGCTGTGAAAGCTGCTGCCGAAGGCCCGCTGAAGGGAATTCTGCAGTACAACACCGATCCCATCGTTTCGAGCGATGTGATTGGTAATGCTCACAGCTCGATTTTCGACGCTCCCTGGACCATGGTCCTCCAGAAGCGGATGATCAAGATTCTGAGCTGGTACGACAACGAGTTTGGCTATTCCAACCGGACAGCCGACCTCATTGCCAAGGTGGCCAAGCTCTAA
- a CDS encoding nuclear transport factor 2 family protein, with the protein MLAPQTSTLNGSQPARLQVSDGKGDCWIKIGTSTRATRMLRVRAALLVLGVLGTLGGTVSSAFAQQGVAPSPTPLSGATPVAAPVPPLPASEEPLAIVTSFSEKYGQAFNAAKIDDLIALWRATGTYEDETDGLVVTGHAALKEGFGNLFKDNPGLRIIANVQSVRPVTKEVLMFEGIVTTSAPESDTTVSRFEAVLVKEGNQWLLDSVKESAAVEGKAMLQNLAWLVGEWRDDNQEVSIETTVRWSSQQAFLIRAYKVRVGEEISHEGTQVIGWDAQQKTIRSWNFESDGAFGEGLWTLASGEWTIRNTLTLADGTRGSSRQILRPESADAYTVESVGRELGGVPFPSTGEIRVIRVNSESMTQVDSVPNANVPGR; encoded by the coding sequence ATGCTTGCTCCTCAAACATCGACTTTGAATGGGTCTCAGCCTGCCAGGTTACAGGTCAGTGATGGTAAGGGCGATTGCTGGATCAAGATTGGCACATCAACACGCGCAACACGCATGCTGAGGGTGAGAGCTGCGCTGCTGGTTCTGGGTGTTCTGGGAACGCTGGGTGGAACAGTTTCTTCGGCGTTCGCCCAGCAGGGCGTGGCTCCGTCACCGACACCGTTATCAGGTGCGACTCCTGTGGCTGCACCTGTGCCTCCGCTACCTGCGAGTGAAGAGCCACTGGCTATTGTCACCAGCTTTTCTGAGAAGTATGGCCAGGCCTTCAATGCGGCGAAGATTGATGACCTTATTGCCTTGTGGCGTGCGACGGGAACCTATGAGGACGAAACCGATGGGCTTGTTGTGACTGGTCATGCAGCACTCAAAGAAGGATTTGGCAATCTCTTTAAAGATAACCCTGGCCTGCGGATCATCGCGAATGTGCAATCGGTGCGACCCGTGACCAAGGAAGTCTTGATGTTCGAAGGGATCGTGACCACCAGTGCTCCGGAGAGTGACACCACGGTCTCAAGATTTGAGGCTGTGCTGGTCAAAGAAGGAAATCAGTGGTTACTCGATTCGGTAAAAGAATCGGCAGCGGTCGAAGGGAAGGCCATGCTGCAGAACCTGGCCTGGCTGGTGGGTGAGTGGCGCGACGACAATCAAGAGGTTTCCATTGAGACGACCGTGCGCTGGTCAAGTCAGCAGGCTTTTCTGATTCGAGCTTACAAGGTGCGAGTTGGTGAAGAGATCAGCCATGAAGGGACTCAGGTGATCGGCTGGGACGCTCAGCAGAAGACGATCCGTTCGTGGAATTTTGAATCGGATGGTGCTTTCGGAGAAGGCCTCTGGACCCTGGCCAGTGGCGAGTGGACGATTCGCAATACACTGACACTGGCTGATGGAACACGCGGCTCTTCGCGGCAGATCTTGAGGCCGGAATCGGCAGATGCCTATACGGTCGAATCCGTTGGTCGCGAGTTGGGAGGTGTGCCATTTCCATCCACGGGAGAGATTCGCGTGATTCGCGTCAACAGCGAGTCGATGACTCAGGTGGATTCAGTTCCCAATGCGAATGTTCCAGGTCGGTGA
- a CDS encoding mu-protocadherin- cell-suface protein, with protein sequence MYQKISWTLAVSLSLASLSPVWAIGGRGGGGGGNRPNISRPSGGGGGGAAAARPSMPSRPAAPTARPSAPAARPSAPAARPNLPTARPNTPAARPSLPANRPNSLPSGGISRPSGNNRPTLPTTRPSAPTLPTTRPGVGGGAAQTRPTLPQTRPSLPENRPGVGGGIGNRPEVGGNRPSINRPGTSNPGTTLPGGIGNIGGNRPGVTRPSLPEGGINRPGTTRPDINRPDITRPDITRPGTGRPDISRPDISRPDVSRPGIGGGAGRPGVGGVTRPTPGDLGDFLGMQRPIRPTEPPARPLPGRPGIGELPGIGERPGIGERPGIGERPGIGERPGIGERPGIGERPGIGERPGIGDRPGIGERPGIGDRPGIGNGQRPDWSRPEDRPRPGRPGDININNRPSWVNINDNQINVIRNNWGNAIRPLPGQPGMGNWLNDHPNRRDYWNSWGGSVRSSWGYNGVHRNWYGPNWWGSHPHGWGGWHFHRWSVWQSPSFWWRVPVWTTFATWFTWRQPPPAVVWSQPVFFDYGTGGNVVINSDSVLINGQVVATPAEFAESAAVLATVPAPANDEEAAAIEWMPLGTFAISTDRDDKSPSLSIQLAVTRTGIIGGTLFNAETDEATAVQGQVDSETQRVAFRIGTTDDLVIETGLYNLTQNEVPLLAHFGVETTENWLMIRLDPPEEE encoded by the coding sequence ATGTATCAGAAAATTTCATGGACTTTGGCAGTTTCGCTTTCGCTGGCATCGCTCTCGCCCGTCTGGGCGATTGGTGGTCGAGGCGGTGGTGGCGGTGGCAATCGGCCAAATATCTCGCGACCCTCTGGCGGCGGTGGAGGGGGAGCAGCAGCAGCCCGGCCATCCATGCCCTCCAGACCAGCAGCACCGACCGCCCGGCCCAGTGCGCCAGCGGCCCGGCCCAGTGCACCAGCAGCGAGGCCTAACCTGCCGACCGCCAGACCGAATACGCCAGCCGCCCGTCCATCGCTTCCGGCCAATCGACCGAACTCATTGCCATCGGGTGGCATTTCCAGACCTTCAGGAAACAATCGCCCCACGTTACCGACAACGAGGCCCTCGGCACCGACCTTGCCCACGACTCGACCTGGGGTGGGTGGTGGTGCAGCCCAGACACGCCCGACACTGCCTCAAACTCGACCATCACTTCCCGAGAACCGTCCGGGCGTTGGTGGTGGAATTGGTAATCGCCCAGAAGTTGGTGGCAACAGGCCTTCCATCAATCGCCCGGGGACATCAAATCCGGGAACCACACTTCCCGGTGGCATCGGAAATATTGGCGGAAATCGTCCCGGGGTAACTCGCCCGTCATTGCCGGAAGGGGGGATCAATCGCCCCGGTACGACGCGCCCAGATATTAATAGGCCCGATATCACCAGGCCTGACATTACGCGTCCTGGAACGGGGCGTCCGGATATCTCTCGCCCGGACATTTCCCGACCAGACGTTTCTCGCCCGGGCATTGGGGGTGGAGCAGGCCGTCCGGGTGTGGGTGGGGTCACACGCCCCACGCCGGGGGATCTGGGTGATTTTCTGGGCATGCAACGGCCCATCCGACCAACGGAACCTCCAGCACGGCCATTGCCAGGTCGCCCCGGGATTGGTGAACTCCCAGGGATTGGAGAGCGGCCCGGGATCGGAGAGCGGCCCGGGATTGGAGAACGCCCGGGGATTGGAGAACGCCCAGGGATTGGAGAACGCCCAGGGATTGGAGAACGCCCAGGGATTGGAGAACGCCCAGGGATTGGAGACCGACCAGGGATCGGAGAGCGGCCCGGCATTGGCGATCGCCCCGGGATAGGAAACGGTCAACGGCCAGACTGGAGTCGTCCTGAAGACCGACCACGACCGGGACGTCCAGGCGATATTAACATCAACAATCGCCCCAGCTGGGTGAACATCAATGACAATCAGATCAATGTCATCAGGAATAACTGGGGGAATGCAATCAGGCCGTTGCCAGGTCAGCCCGGCATGGGGAACTGGCTCAATGACCACCCCAACCGTCGAGATTATTGGAACAGTTGGGGCGGTAGTGTTCGTTCATCGTGGGGATACAACGGTGTTCACAGGAACTGGTATGGCCCCAACTGGTGGGGGAGTCATCCTCATGGCTGGGGCGGTTGGCACTTCCATCGCTGGAGTGTCTGGCAAAGTCCGAGTTTCTGGTGGAGAGTTCCCGTCTGGACCACATTTGCTACATGGTTTACGTGGAGGCAGCCTCCTCCAGCCGTTGTTTGGTCACAGCCGGTCTTCTTTGATTATGGGACGGGTGGAAACGTGGTGATTAATTCTGACTCCGTCCTGATTAATGGCCAGGTGGTTGCGACACCTGCCGAGTTTGCAGAAAGTGCCGCAGTTCTGGCGACAGTCCCGGCACCTGCGAATGACGAAGAGGCGGCAGCCATCGAATGGATGCCACTGGGGACATTCGCCATTTCGACAGACCGCGATGACAAGAGCCCTTCACTCAGCATTCAACTGGCTGTGACCCGCACAGGGATCATCGGCGGAACGCTGTTTAATGCAGAGACTGATGAAGCGACAGCCGTGCAGGGTCAGGTTGATTCTGAGACGCAAAGAGTGGCCTTCCGCATTGGCACCACGGATGACCTGGTGATCGAAACCGGACTTTACAACCTCACTCAGAATGAAGTGCCTCTGCTGGCTCATTTTGGAGTCGAGACAACCGAAAATTGGCTCATGATTCGGCTCGATCCACCCGAAGAAGAGTAA
- a CDS encoding histidine phosphatase family protein, producing MSRCSHVVLVQPGATELCSQMRVVGGLDVSLSPRGIEQVAATGTFLHELVTKDLAVGAIYSSDSGPAFESAQILASQLGLPIVATPLLANQSLGLWEGLQKSEIERKYGRRFCSKSTFLDVESPPEGESGDDVRQRVATILRKATRRYLGLIIVADDPLIRYVREFLSPAETMMLEAPERGLSSSQTVPEKQKLPRSSGDSDHELATVKLAEVDHCHCELLTICNTIPAPRMASRWSIFSGWIGQSAGAHSDLVTPVAESQTI from the coding sequence ATGTCTCGCTGTTCACACGTTGTTCTGGTGCAACCAGGGGCAACGGAATTGTGTTCACAAATGCGTGTTGTTGGCGGGCTCGATGTTTCGCTTTCTCCCCGAGGGATTGAGCAAGTCGCTGCGACCGGAACTTTTCTTCACGAACTGGTCACCAAAGATCTGGCTGTCGGGGCGATTTACTCGTCAGACTCTGGGCCGGCTTTCGAATCGGCTCAGATCCTGGCCAGTCAACTGGGCTTGCCGATCGTCGCGACACCTTTGCTCGCCAATCAGTCACTGGGATTGTGGGAAGGCCTGCAGAAGTCTGAAATCGAGCGAAAGTACGGCCGCCGATTCTGCTCAAAAAGTACCTTTCTGGATGTGGAATCGCCCCCCGAAGGAGAATCCGGCGATGATGTGCGCCAGCGTGTGGCCACAATTCTGAGAAAGGCCACCAGACGGTATCTGGGGTTAATCATCGTGGCCGATGATCCACTGATTCGCTACGTGCGGGAATTTCTGTCGCCAGCCGAAACGATGATGCTGGAAGCTCCCGAACGTGGACTTTCTTCGAGTCAGACTGTTCCCGAAAAGCAAAAATTACCCAGATCCTCGGGCGATTCTGACCATGAGCTGGCGACAGTCAAGTTGGCTGAAGTTGATCATTGCCACTGCGAATTATTGACAATTTGCAACACGATCCCGGCACCACGAATGGCCAGCCGCTGGTCAATTTTCAGTGGCTGGATAGGACAGTCAGCTGGTGCCCATTCCGACTTAGTAACGCCAGTGGCAGAATCGCAGACCATTTAA
- a CDS encoding putative sugar nucleotidyl transferase yields MRLAIFENSTSSTLEPLIWVRPVFELLTGHFSTRERWLKVLQPDEWGAIIRPHLLETYCESHPDAYVNDVRWLAGGHTLLLNGQWLCNPADIPEFSDESVGIVEGEIAWMVCDPLESTLLLDHHLDESLVRLAQSRKRVVSPGKILRRPWDLINGNEQQICEDHGFRQSSQGEQKALPNQAFTIVGPAHALWVHESAKVDPFVVFDTTGGPIYIDRDAVIQAFTRMEGPCYVGPGTQLFRTNLRAGTSFGPMCRVGGEIENSVFQGFSNKYHDGFLGHSYVGSWVNLGAITTNSDLKNDYSNVSVPIGGTSIATGEKKVGCFLADHVKTGLGSMFNTGSAVGVMSMILPAGELLPKHIPSFTRFWHGEIEELSSIEPLLETAAIAMSRRGEEFSIAQERMLRAVWHATKPERQKALARQSSRSIETSRQNQ; encoded by the coding sequence ATGCGTCTGGCAATATTTGAAAACTCCACCTCATCAACTCTTGAGCCACTCATCTGGGTTCGTCCCGTGTTCGAGTTACTGACGGGCCACTTTTCCACACGCGAACGCTGGCTGAAAGTTTTGCAGCCGGATGAATGGGGGGCGATTATTCGTCCGCACCTTCTCGAAACGTATTGCGAATCCCATCCCGATGCTTACGTCAATGATGTCCGCTGGCTGGCGGGTGGTCACACACTGTTGCTGAATGGTCAATGGCTCTGCAATCCCGCAGACATCCCGGAGTTCAGTGATGAATCCGTGGGAATTGTCGAAGGAGAAATTGCCTGGATGGTTTGCGATCCACTCGAATCCACCCTGCTACTCGATCATCACCTCGACGAATCGCTCGTCCGGTTGGCTCAATCCCGTAAGCGGGTCGTCTCACCCGGAAAGATCCTGCGAAGACCCTGGGATCTAATCAATGGGAATGAGCAGCAGATCTGTGAGGATCATGGCTTCCGACAATCATCTCAGGGCGAACAGAAAGCTCTCCCAAACCAGGCTTTTACCATCGTAGGGCCAGCGCATGCGCTGTGGGTTCATGAATCTGCCAAAGTCGATCCTTTCGTTGTCTTCGACACGACGGGTGGCCCCATTTACATCGACCGCGATGCCGTTATTCAGGCGTTTACCCGTATGGAAGGCCCCTGCTATGTTGGCCCGGGGACTCAACTTTTCCGTACGAACCTGCGAGCGGGTACCAGTTTTGGCCCCATGTGCCGGGTGGGTGGAGAGATCGAGAATTCGGTCTTTCAAGGCTTCTCGAACAAGTATCACGATGGTTTTCTGGGCCACAGCTATGTCGGCTCGTGGGTGAATCTGGGGGCCATTACGACCAATAGCGACTTGAAAAACGATTACTCGAATGTTTCCGTCCCGATTGGTGGCACATCGATCGCAACGGGTGAGAAAAAGGTGGGCTGCTTTCTTGCCGACCACGTGAAAACGGGTCTGGGGAGCATGTTCAATACGGGAAGTGCCGTGGGCGTGATGAGTATGATTCTCCCGGCGGGCGAACTTCTCCCCAAGCATATTCCTTCGTTTACCAGATTCTGGCATGGAGAGATCGAAGAGCTTTCCAGCATCGAACCGCTGCTCGAGACGGCCGCAATTGCCATGAGCCGTCGTGGCGAAGAGTTTTCGATCGCTCAGGAACGAATGCTCCGCGCAGTCTGGCACGCCACAAAACCCGAGCGCCAGAAAGCTTTGGCTCGCCAGTCGTCTCGATCAATCGAAACTTCCAGACAAAACCAATAA
- a CDS encoding sulfatase, which yields MIHRLVSLVTSVGIALSMILSVSSILAEDSSRAPGSPQTSRPNILFIIADDLNNSLGCYGHPLAKTPNIDRLAQQSVRFDKAYCTFPLCGPSRNSILTGLYPNSTGILQNSQIFRQSIPQHSSLPEQFRKAGYFSARIGKLYHYNVPTSIGTDGHDDPASWELKINPAGIDHLQEETRIHTLTPRQFGGTLSWYASPGQDLEHTDGKVATEAELLLTRFAQHPEQPFFLAVGFYRPHTPFVAPAEPYFGWYDRSEMPLIPGIEEDQLDIPKPALASAKKEQDQLTDPVRQEVLQAYFASISFMDAQVGRVLASLKENGLVDNTIVVFTSDHGYHLGEHGLWQKQSLFEESARVPLLISAPGVSRAGHVISEPVSQVDLYPTLVKLAKIPAPASLQGQSLVSLLSDPQAKGRGWALTQVMRNQGNPNRAGAAAKKGTAASVPQPQPNSNRFFGYSLRTDQFRYTEWDDGQRGRELYNHLVDPKELNNLAEKPEYAAKITELSALLKEAVGKSLPPGGVTPEVSDKDWPPVLAPLRD from the coding sequence ATGATTCACCGCCTTGTCAGCCTCGTTACCTCCGTGGGAATTGCTCTATCGATGATACTATCGGTCTCATCAATTCTTGCTGAAGATTCATCACGCGCCCCCGGTTCTCCGCAAACATCCCGGCCAAATATCCTCTTCATTATCGCGGATGATCTGAATAACTCTCTGGGATGCTATGGCCATCCTCTTGCCAAAACGCCAAACATTGATCGACTTGCTCAGCAATCAGTACGTTTTGACAAAGCCTACTGCACCTTTCCTCTATGCGGCCCCAGTCGCAATTCCATTTTGACAGGTCTGTACCCCAACTCGACCGGCATTCTGCAGAATTCGCAGATCTTCCGGCAATCGATCCCTCAGCACTCCAGTCTCCCCGAACAGTTTCGCAAGGCTGGTTATTTCTCGGCCCGAATTGGCAAACTTTATCACTACAACGTTCCGACATCGATTGGAACGGATGGTCATGACGATCCGGCTTCGTGGGAATTGAAAATCAATCCCGCAGGGATTGATCACCTGCAGGAAGAAACCAGAATCCATACTCTCACACCCCGTCAATTTGGTGGCACACTGAGTTGGTACGCATCCCCCGGTCAAGATCTCGAACATACCGATGGCAAGGTCGCCACCGAAGCCGAACTTTTACTCACACGTTTTGCTCAGCACCCGGAGCAGCCATTCTTTCTTGCGGTGGGCTTCTATCGCCCACACACCCCATTCGTCGCACCTGCCGAACCTTATTTCGGCTGGTATGATCGATCTGAAATGCCTCTGATTCCAGGCATTGAGGAAGATCAGCTCGATATTCCTAAGCCGGCACTGGCCAGCGCTAAGAAGGAGCAGGATCAACTCACTGATCCCGTACGGCAGGAAGTCCTGCAAGCCTATTTTGCCAGCATCAGCTTTATGGATGCCCAGGTAGGGCGAGTCCTGGCCTCTCTGAAAGAGAATGGCCTCGTCGACAATACGATTGTCGTTTTCACCAGTGATCATGGCTATCACCTCGGGGAGCATGGTCTCTGGCAGAAGCAAAGTCTGTTTGAAGAAAGTGCCCGAGTCCCACTGCTCATTTCTGCTCCCGGAGTCTCCAGGGCTGGTCACGTGATTTCAGAACCTGTCTCACAGGTCGATCTTTATCCGACTTTGGTAAAGCTGGCGAAAATTCCCGCTCCCGCCAGTCTGCAAGGCCAATCGCTGGTTTCCCTGCTGAGCGATCCACAGGCGAAAGGTCGCGGCTGGGCGCTGACTCAGGTCATGCGGAATCAAGGAAATCCCAATCGTGCGGGAGCCGCCGCCAAAAAGGGAACCGCTGCGTCAGTTCCTCAACCACAACCCAACAGCAATCGCTTCTTTGGTTACAGCCTGAGAACCGACCAGTTCCGCTACACCGAATGGGATGATGGCCAGCGGGGTCGCGAGTTGTACAATCATTTGGTGGACCCCAAAGAATTGAACAACCTGGCCGAAAAACCTGAATACGCCGCCAAAATCACCGAGCTTTCGGCTCTCTTGAAAGAGGCGGTTGGCAAGTCACTTCCTCCGGGTGGCGTCACTCCCGAAGTCTCTGACAAGGACTGGCCTCCCGTTCTGGCACCTCTGCGAGATTAG